From a region of the Agrobacterium tumefaciens genome:
- a CDS encoding putative monovalent cation/H+ antiporter subunit A — MTENVTSLTFISLFLPFLAALAAPALVRKVGHNAAWILAIAPALAFLNFAGMLPEIAAGGVVTGGYSWVPSFNLSFSWFIDGLSLTFALLITGIGLLIVLYAGGYMKGHPQQGRFLSFLLLFMGAMLGVVVSDSLMMLFVYWELTSITSFLLIGFDHERAASRRAALQALVVTGGGGLLLLAGLIFIWNISGVTQLSILVHGGDVLRESPYYLAALLLVLGGAFTKSAQFPFHFWLPNAMEAPTPVSAYLHSATMVKAGVYLLMRLNPVLGDTAAWQILLPFFGGLTMLVGALLAVRQTDLKLMLAYTTVSSLGLLVMLTGFGSEHAIEAAVLYLVAHSLFKGALFMVAGIIDHETGTRDVTKLGGLRKAMPITFAAALGAAISMAGLPPFFGFLAKEEIYYALAHGDPRSVLFTGVAILGNALMFAVAFAVALKPFLGKPVKTPKHAHEGPVLLWLGPALLAVKGLTIALFSGIAHFYVSTPMASAIAAKPREVDISLIPHIGVPLGLSLLTIAAGILIFSKLDAMRGLVARSLEAIGPGPDRGFDAFISALVKLSFHVTRFLQPGRLEFYVTATFAVVGAALLVPLFVYGELPAMPAWPHDILIHELTFVVIAVAGLVAVLTASSRLTAIIALGIQGFAVAVIFLLFGAPDLSFTQFMVETLSVVILTLVMTRLRLSLSDHRGLGQKLLDSSIAIACGTGFALFLLRATQASFDNRLTDFYNAYSKIIAHGANVVNVIIVDFRGTDTLGEIAVVMITGLAILALIRIRPAAAIPGKTKKTLKKGAGA; from the coding sequence ATGACCGAAAATGTCACGTCGCTGACATTCATTTCGCTATTTCTGCCATTTCTGGCGGCGCTTGCTGCGCCTGCTCTTGTTCGCAAGGTGGGCCACAACGCGGCATGGATATTGGCGATAGCGCCTGCATTGGCTTTCCTGAACTTCGCCGGAATGCTGCCGGAGATTGCCGCGGGCGGCGTCGTGACCGGCGGCTATAGCTGGGTCCCGAGCTTCAATCTCAGTTTTTCCTGGTTCATCGACGGTCTGTCGCTCACCTTCGCGCTGCTGATTACCGGTATCGGCCTGCTGATCGTGCTTTATGCGGGTGGTTACATGAAAGGCCATCCGCAGCAAGGTCGGTTCTTGTCTTTCCTGCTGCTGTTCATGGGCGCGATGCTTGGCGTCGTGGTTTCTGACAGTCTGATGATGCTGTTCGTCTATTGGGAACTGACCTCGATTACATCGTTCCTGTTGATCGGCTTCGATCATGAACGTGCTGCCTCCCGTCGCGCCGCTCTTCAGGCGCTTGTCGTCACCGGGGGCGGCGGTCTGCTTTTGCTCGCCGGTCTGATCTTCATCTGGAATATCAGCGGCGTAACGCAACTGTCGATCCTGGTGCATGGGGGCGACGTCCTGCGAGAAAGCCCCTACTATCTGGCTGCGCTGCTTTTGGTCCTCGGCGGCGCCTTCACCAAATCAGCACAGTTTCCGTTCCATTTCTGGCTACCCAACGCCATGGAAGCGCCAACACCGGTTTCGGCCTATCTGCACTCTGCAACCATGGTGAAGGCGGGCGTCTACTTGCTGATGCGCCTCAACCCGGTGCTTGGCGATACGGCCGCCTGGCAAATCCTTCTGCCTTTCTTCGGTGGCCTGACGATGCTGGTTGGTGCGTTGCTTGCGGTGCGCCAGACCGATCTCAAGCTGATGCTGGCTTACACCACGGTCTCGTCGCTTGGCCTTCTCGTCATGCTGACAGGTTTCGGGTCGGAACACGCCATCGAAGCAGCGGTGCTCTATCTCGTGGCGCATTCGCTGTTCAAAGGTGCGTTGTTCATGGTTGCCGGTATCATCGACCACGAAACGGGAACCCGCGACGTGACGAAGCTTGGTGGCTTGCGCAAGGCAATGCCAATTACCTTTGCTGCCGCGCTGGGCGCTGCCATTTCCATGGCGGGACTGCCGCCGTTTTTTGGCTTTCTCGCCAAGGAAGAGATTTATTACGCACTAGCCCACGGTGATCCGCGCAGCGTGCTGTTTACCGGGGTTGCCATTCTTGGCAACGCGCTGATGTTTGCTGTGGCTTTCGCGGTAGCCCTCAAGCCTTTTCTCGGCAAGCCGGTAAAAACCCCGAAACACGCCCACGAAGGTCCGGTTCTGCTATGGCTCGGGCCCGCGCTCCTGGCAGTCAAGGGACTGACCATCGCTCTGTTTTCGGGCATCGCGCATTTTTATGTTTCGACGCCGATGGCGAGTGCTATCGCTGCCAAACCGCGTGAGGTCGATATCTCGCTCATCCCACACATTGGTGTGCCGCTTGGTCTGTCGCTGCTGACCATTGCGGCAGGCATACTGATTTTTTCGAAACTGGATGCGATGCGCGGTCTGGTGGCCCGCTCGCTCGAAGCCATCGGCCCCGGACCGGACAGAGGTTTCGACGCATTTATTTCTGCACTCGTAAAACTGTCGTTTCATGTGACACGGTTCCTGCAGCCGGGCCGGTTGGAATTCTATGTCACCGCGACATTCGCGGTGGTGGGCGCTGCTCTGCTGGTGCCGCTTTTCGTGTATGGCGAGCTTCCGGCCATGCCGGCCTGGCCGCATGACATTCTCATCCATGAACTGACATTCGTGGTGATTGCTGTGGCCGGTCTTGTTGCCGTCCTGACAGCATCGAGCCGCCTGACGGCAATCATTGCGCTTGGCATTCAGGGGTTTGCGGTCGCTGTGATCTTTCTGCTGTTTGGCGCACCGGATCTGTCTTTCACGCAGTTCATGGTCGAGACGTTGTCCGTCGTTATCCTCACTCTCGTGATGACGCGATTGCGTCTGTCGCTTTCCGATCATCGCGGTCTTGGCCAGAAGCTGCTCGACAGCAGTATTGCCATTGCCTGCGGAACGGGCTTCGCGCTGTTTCTGCTACGCGCCACGCAAGCGAGTTTCGACAACCGCCTGACCGATTTCTATAACGCCTATTCCAAGATTATCGCTCACGGCGCCAATGTCGTGAACGTCATCATCGTCGACTTCCGTGGAACGGATACGTTGGGCGAGATCGCAGTGGTGATGATTACCGGTCTTGCTATTCTTGCCCTGATCCGCATCCGCCCGGCTGCCGCGATACCAGGCAAAACGAAAAAGACCTTGAAGAAGGGGGCAGGCGCATGA
- a CDS encoding Na(+)/H(+) antiporter subunit B has product MNTLILRTVAPVITSLMGLFSIFVLLRGHNEPGGGFIGGLIAVSALAIYGIAYGVVAVRRAIIFHPLSIAGAGLLLSLLSGVISIAAGVPFMTGLWIYPKVFGVEIPLSTVMSFDIGVYLVVVGAITSIALALEERESD; this is encoded by the coding sequence ATGAACACGTTGATCCTGCGCACCGTCGCACCCGTCATTACAAGCCTCATGGGGCTGTTTTCGATCTTCGTGCTGTTGCGCGGTCACAACGAACCGGGCGGCGGTTTTATCGGTGGGCTGATTGCCGTGTCAGCGCTGGCAATCTATGGCATTGCCTATGGCGTTGTCGCGGTCAGACGCGCGATCATCTTCCATCCGCTGTCGATTGCCGGTGCAGGGCTGCTTCTATCGCTGCTTTCAGGTGTCATCTCGATTGCCGCTGGTGTTCCCTTCATGACTGGTCTGTGGATCTACCCGAAAGTGTTCGGCGTCGAGATTCCGCTTTCGACCGTCATGTCGTTCGATATCGGCGTCTATCTTGTCGTGGTGGGCGCAATTACCTCCATTGCGCTGGCTTTGGAAGAAAGGGAGAGCGACTGA